ATGGTTAACTGTTGCATCATAATGTTTAGGTGCAGGTAAGTGTTCTGGTATCCCTTGTAAAATTTCGTCTTTAAAAGTCATATTGTTTGTTGGTCTTTAGATATAAGATTTAGGGTGTCTTTATTTATGATCTATTTTTTAGTTTTATTGAATCCATATGGGCAATGTCGGCAGCCACTTTCACAACAGTAACCTCTTTTTAAATGGTATTGTTCTGTAAAGCACTTGTAGCCTTCTGGAGTTAGATAATAATCTCCGTCTTCAATAGGTATTCGCTTTTTAAATTGCATCTGTAGTGTTCTTTCATCACAAAAATAAGATTCTTATCTTGAACTTATGATTGTGATTGTAAATCGATTTCTTTTACGCGAAGGATTTAATGGGATTACCCTTTGGCCATTTATAATACTAAGGAGTAATTCTCTTAAAAATGATCCAATACTTTTAAATCATGAGCGCATACATTTAAGACAACAGCTTGAGTTATTGATTGTCTTTTTTTATGTATGGTATGCTGTTGAGTTTTTACTGAAGTGGTATAAATATGGAAACAGGCTCATTGCCTATAAAAATATTAGCTTTGAAAGAGAAGCCTTCACTAATGAAGCAAATTTATCATATTTAAAGAATAGAGGACTTTGGAGGTTTTGGAAGTATTAATAAATTTTAGCGATGAACAATAACTTGAAATCTTTCATAATCTGAAGTACCAAAAGTAGCCCTAAAGCCAAAATCTCCTCCTATAATTTCACCCATTAATTGTATAGTATGTGTACCTGCTGGCAGTTCTACAAATCCATTACCTACAATATAATACCATCCATTACTTATTGATATATTTCCTCCGCTTTCATTTTCATCGTTTACAAATATAGCAGATGCATAACCATACCTATCTGAATCGTTTGCCAATGCATCATTTGCATCTGTACCTACTCTAATATAACTTCTAAAATTACGTGGATGACCGTCTTGAATAATACCTGAAGATTCGCCAAATGGAGTAATAATAGTTGGTAGTGAATATGTAATATTTACTAAAGAGCTTTCTAAAAGTGTAATTGTCGTTGAAAATACAAGCTGAGTGATCCTCGCACCAGTAGTTTCCATAAATACACCATTCCCAAGAAAATTTAAATTATTTTGATCCATGTACACTTGAGTTAGTGTTGGTTGTAAAATCAAATTTCCTTCGTTATCAACATAAACTGGTTCGGGAATTGAATTAATATTTATGTTATTATTAGCTTCATTCAGACTTTCTATTCTAATTGTTTCGTTTGCTCCAGAAATATGTAATGCCTCCTGAGGGTTTGTATTTTTTATACCTGTGTCACCATTGCTATCTACCCTAAAGTTCCCATTTGAATAAGTACCATTAGAGTTGGTTGTAACTCCTAGTGTAATTCCGCCATCAGACCAATAATCATTATCTGTAACATCTACGCCCCAAAGTGGAGCGCCTTCATCTGTAGTACGACCAGAGATCCAATATTTATTATTTCCAGGATTTGTTCCTGTATTTGCTAATTCAATTAAGCTAAAACCATTATCACCAGTATTAATATTTCCGCTCTTTAAAACTTTCAAAACAGAGCTATGGTCTTGACCTCCACCACCTACATCTTGATCTTCTATAGTAAAGACATCTTTTTCTCCAGTTAAGCTGTTGTCTTGTGTAAACGTATATGCATTATAATTTTCTGTACTTGTGGCTTCAAAAGCGCCGTTAGGATTTGGTGTATTTATACCAAAAGCACCATTAGTAAAATTAAGGTCTTCACCGTTCATATCATAGGTTCTAGGCTCTTCTGACTGTGTTAAATCATCCTTTCCTAAATTTTTATCACCCAATGGAATCCAAGTTGTACCATCCCAATAATGAAAACCTTTTCCTGTACTTGTGTTAGTATTATATACTAATAAACTTTCAGCAGAAGATATTTCTAAAGCATTTGCCAAACCTGCAATTGGAGCTATGTTTGAAAGGTCTGAAATATTTATTCTGGGTATTAAAATGCCCTTATCTCTTGCATCTACATCTAACAGAGATCCGTTATTTGGCGTAGTTGTATTAATACCTACTTGAGACCAACTTGAATAAGAAAGTAATGCAATAAATAGCATTATAATAAGACGATAATTGTTAACCATATATAACTTTTATTAAGGGTATAAAAGTAATACGCAAGACATTAAGCGCTTGTTAAATATTAGTTAACTCGCTGAGATGCAACATTTAAAGATAAAATACAATTACTAGTGATGTAATATTAAATTGTGTTGTGAATATGAATCTATACATTAAAAAGCATGTATCTACTCACCCAGATATACAAAAACGTTAGTGATTAAACTAGAAGGCACATTGTTTAGAGGTTCGTTAGATCCTCCAGAATTGACAACAACTTCATGAGTATGATTGCCTTCGCTTGCTGTGTTTCTTGATACTGAATTTTTATTTGCAACTTGTTCTGTATAAATTTCTGTACCACTTGATAGTAATGGTCCTAAATTTACATTTATTATACCTGCGACTGTAAGCATTATATCACCAAAGGTTAAATCTACAACAACCTCAATCTCATCACTTCCTTTATCTTGATACTGGTGACCATGATCACCTTTAACATCTGTAGTTGCTGTTGGTAAATTATAATTTGGCAAATTAGCTTGTGTAATTGAAACTGTATTACTTCCTTCTGTGCTAGCTAATGTTTCTGAACCATTTTTGGCTTTCAAAAATTTATCGGTTGCATCAGGTAAATTAGTTGCAGTAACTCCAAAAATTGCTTCAGCATGAGCCTGTGCCTTTGGTGGTAATGAAGAAATTAAGCGTCCATCTAAAATATACCAGCCACCATGATCTTCTATTTGAAAACCATTTTTAATATCTCCAATAGTATTACCAGAAATGCCATTCCATTTATTGTCTTTCCAATAGTAAAAACCTTCATTTCCCGGATTGGTATTGTAAACTAACAATCCTTCAGAATTTCCTTCTGGAATATTAGTAATTGGTGAAATAGAGTTTGCATCTGGAAGGTTTATTCTTGGGATTAAAATTCCTTTATCTGTACTTTCAATATCTAAAATAGAATCTTCTGCAGGTGAATCTGTATTTATCCCTACTTGCGAAAACA
This region of Croceibacter atlanticus HTCC2559 genomic DNA includes:
- a CDS encoding DUF5522 domain-containing protein, whose protein sequence is MQFKKRIPIEDGDYYLTPEGYKCFTEQYHLKRGYCCESGCRHCPYGFNKTKK
- a CDS encoding carboxypeptidase-like regulatory domain-containing protein; this encodes MVNNYRLIIMLFIALLSYSSWSQVGINTTTPNNGSLLDVDARDKGILIPRINISDLSNIAPIAGLANALEISSAESLLVYNTNTSTGKGFHYWDGTTWIPLGDKNLGKDDLTQSEEPRTYDMNGEDLNFTNGAFGINTPNPNGAFEATSTENYNAYTFTQDNSLTGEKDVFTIEDQDVGGGGQDHSSVLKVLKSGNINTGDNGFSLIELANTGTNPGNNKYWISGRTTDEGAPLWGVDVTDNDYWSDGGITLGVTTNSNGTYSNGNFRVDSNGDTGIKNTNPQEALHISGANETIRIESLNEANNNININSIPEPVYVDNEGNLILQPTLTQVYMDQNNLNFLGNGVFMETTGARITQLVFSTTITLLESSLVNITYSLPTIITPFGESSGIIQDGHPRNFRSYIRVGTDANDALANDSDRYGYASAIFVNDENESGGNISISNGWYYIVGNGFVELPAGTHTIQLMGEIIGGDFGFRATFGTSDYERFQVIVHR